tttctttcttttcttttttttcttttcccttcccgcgtcgaccccccccgtctctctctctctctctctctctctctctctctctcctcctctctcacgccggagccttCAACCCTTCGACCTGCCgccatccggccaccgtgcggctcaccgccgccaCCGTTCAACTCCCCTCCCttcggcgcacctccccaccaaaacccacccccatccggccagccgtatGGCCGAaaaagcccttcaaagcctgcacggtttttgctccgatccgccgccgtcgctccacctccggccaccatttcttcaccacttcatcaccggtcccttgccgtcctaacccacctatttccggcctccaacgaccaccggaacagctcccacgagctagctttcctttttgggaaatccggcctctctccggcgttttcgccgccacccacggccaaccaccacttccaatagcttcacaatcatccctagaccattccctatcaatcccaagccctagtttgtccccgttcaaaagtgggtatttcacaacccacgaccacagtgaattttcactgtaacgttgctttctctccgccgtttgcgacgccgggtgttttctaaaattgccatatagcgttgtaagtattttccaaaccctattttcagatttaaatatatatcgctcattcaatttatttattgctgctggttggttgattccggactgagtccgaggagttcgggggtcgaatggatggaggagggagttgcttgatttattgtgttatggttggttgtttgttttgtgcattgataattgcatttgcatggtgcatgcatgtgtattttatgttatttgagaaatcctgttttgctggcgtgaatggtttttgggtgcgtgtgtcttacgagcccaagccgggatgagttattatctcggtggagctcctctggtcactcgggagtggataaaactgagtgacatcccctgcgacgaccggatcgcacgatacagtaacgttgtcgtgtcgactccgtggttcttagagtggcggggactagaggatggcctggccaggtacgcgctgggcacgagtctgggcatcactcgtgtaggtgtcacatgcgtggtcgttacctgcggtgtggcacagagccagggtgtgcggatgatccctaggggagatcatggtgcatgcataattggatcgtttttatggttttcggatgtgggtcattttctgggaaaatggcgaggttggtttctaggcttttgatccattttctgggaaaattgtggtttgggtcattatctgggataatggcgaggcttggttttaaggatatgtttttatggaccaaatgagtttttggcgtgcgtggtgaaaatgtggttttgcgggacatgtgcattggcttttcttgcatccttgttgcttgagttctatgtgtttttatctggtggtgtttgggttttacttacctgcggtaccatttttggttccgtagcttttggtgcagagttcgaggatgaggaggaggaggttgagcccgaggatgcagctccgccgggttgctgatgttatgctttgtatttgatattatattatatgagtgttttgtaatattttatttatgtacgttttggaatatctttgtattaaacaagaaaaattctggtacttagttattgacttgcttttcgctgcgtatttctcgtgcacattctttgtttatacacacacttggcacatgtcgatagggtgatgacacGTGaggtcatcatctggacgtctcgatttccccgtgtccgtgcatggggatttgggggcgtcacacatacagtcgtagaattgcaaacgccgcgcaatcgctttgaaaaagagtggggtccatgattaaaaagttagttttttttttcatgtgggtcctatattaattcatttttttcaaagcaactgcacgccgcttgcacaactacgactgcaaatatcatttctctatgcATATATAAATGATTAGAAACACTGCTAAGCGGTCCATcagcttttctttaaaaagcagCCCTCTACTTAGAAGCTGCCACCTCAGCATTTTCACTAAACGGTTCCTACACTTGTGCGCATGGGATTACAATGCTTTCTCTATTCATTTTCAATTTCACACGGATTTTGCCTCGCTCAAGCATTTTGCCTCCAGACCACTTCGCATCCAGACCACTCCCCATACTACCAAAACCACCGCCGACCAGTTCACCACCACCAGCATCCACCGCTGACCAGTTGACCAGTTCACCACCACTGCCAACCAGTTCCTCCTTCACCGATTTCTCCCAATAAGTGAAGGTTACTTCTTCTTCAGAGATAAGACTGTGCTTCTGTGGTGGCTTCGTCTTCTTCAGTGGTGGCTTCGTCTTCTTGTGCGGTGGCTGGTACAAATTTGAAATGTTGCGAAGGGGTGCGAAGGGGCTGTGCGGCAACGGGGAAGGGGCAATGTTGCGACGGGGAAGGGGCTACGAGTTGCGACAGATCAGTGATTCCATATCTGTGATGGTGCCGTGGTTGGGCAACGACCAACGCGGGAGTAATATTTCAGGGAGGGGGTGTCGCGTTGTTTGTGGGATGAGAACGGAGGGATCGCACTATGTTTAGAGCATGGAATTGATTTTCCATATGGTGCGGTGCTGGTTTACAATAATTGTGATGGATGATCTATGTGTCATGCTTTAATTTGCTGGCTGTTTTTTGAGGATCCTCAGATAGACCGGCCTATAGGAATTCtcataaatgatatttttgataaatataagataaatttagattttaactATTCCATTCACATAAGTCTCCATATTagaataactattttttcattatacaataataaaataatataagataaatttgactttgactattcacatcaaatctccatattaaattatccatttattcattatataataatgagtaattaataattaaaaaaatattattaatttgttttattttatcatattttactattctacctaTTTATAcgttaattagtaattatattctaattaacttatgggtaaaaaattatattttttcagttATCATTTCATAActacaaatatttaattaaacccatctattctatataaatatcttaattacaaatcagatttttatatttctctAAGAATTTGCTCTTTGTACAGTAGatatcaaatttgatattttctttataaatactatagctaaaagttataaaatttagTATTGATTAATCCGTTACAAGTGAATTTTCTacctattaattaaaaaatacacttTATTTTAGATATAGATAATTCATTAATAATACTCGTTGGGGGAGAGAACTTGTAAATTCGGAGATAGATGCATGTGAAAgtactttcaattttcaatttaggGGGAGTTTTCCACTTGGTGGTGGATTGAGTGTAGCCGTGTTTTTCTAAAAAGAACCTAAAGCTAAAGTGATTGTTTTTCATTAGAAAATATGAAAGATATTATGTCAACAatcaatcagaatgattattaGATATTATGGACACGTGATACTCTCATTCTATTAAAAGATGTCGATCGTATtatctaaaattaatatttacataaataattttaattacatgGCATCTTTTAATAGAGTGAGAGTACTACATCATTCGTACTCTGAGAATAACTAATGAAATTCCAAATCAACCACAACAGATAACAACAGAATACCTTCTGGTACGTTTGCCTTGGacgattttttcttcttttataattaagtaaaataaaaaaggcagATAACAGTAAACAGATCAGTAGAGGGTGGGCCGGGGGGACATCAAtccaacaaaaatcaaattacGGAGAATGTAATGCATACAATgagaacaaagaaattaaataaatgagcAATGGGTCAGGAATATATCTGGGCTTGGGCCATGTTCTTCAACTAAGCCACGAAAACGATCGCTTTGTCGTTgaactaaatttaatttatttaaaatatataaaaaaaattaatttatttaaaattaattattgataaaatttattaatttattaaatttttataaaaaaaagtgaaacctATCTTAACCTACTTCATATACTTtaacttaaaaagttaaatccatatatatcaaacttaaaaaattaagatcTATAAAATATTGTCATTTACAATTCTTCTCAACTCAATCcatctcaatattcaaacgACAACGATATTGTAATCCAATTCGTGAATTCGTCCAATACATGAGCTGTTGATAACGTACATCATCTAAAAAAAGAGGGCCTGCAGTAAAATGTTTTGCGTGGTTGTGAGATGAAATCCCCACATCTATTTAATTTCCCTTCGATCCTCGATCTGATAATGAAAGGTACGTACTGAAGTGTGCCTTCACCATACAGCACTCTATTTGCAATGGTACTAGAATTTAGacccagctagctagctagctagctttcttTAATGTAAATATAAGTGGAATATTGAGTTCCTAATTCCCCCTTTATTCACGAATCTCCGATAccttaataatattattgtattgagaACTGATCTTTTTCTTCCTATGAGCTACCTACACCATTTTCAACCATATTACGATACCCCATTGTTTTTACATAACCATCTTTTCATGCACGCCTATAGGTAAAGACTTTCTCGTCTACTCCTTCACcatcttttcatattatttatacaaACATTAAATTCCCTGCTTTTGCATGCACAAAACATCCAAGCAAGTACTTGTTATTATTGAGGTTTTGGGgtatttcttgtttttttttttatcttcttttaattttgctGTTGGTGTTTACTAGATCATGGTTATaatgttctttttcttcttttctaggAATACCGGCAAGCTGTGATTGTTTTAAAGAAATAGGtttctttcctctttgttttttctaatttcCAGATGCAAGGGAATGGTATTGTTGGGACAGCAGCAGGGACGCATCCTGCATGCGCTGCATGCAAGCATCAGAGGAAGAAGTGCACAGAGGTGTGCATATTGGCACCCTATTTTCCAGCAGAAAGAACAAGGGAATTTCAAGCCGTTCACAAGGTATTCGGTGTTAGCAATGTTACAAAGATAGTGAAAAACCTAAAGGAGGAGGACCGTAAAAAAGCGGTGGATTCTTTGGTGTGGGAAGCTTCTTGGAGGCAGAAAGATCCTGTTTTGGGTCCATATGGAGAGTACAGAAAGGTTTATGATGAGCTAAAGATGTTCAAAAGCCAAAACCAAGAACAAGTGATGCAACTAACAGGGCAATGGGCTGCTGTAGGCTACAAAGTGGGGCCGGGTTTGATCGGTTGGAATGGGACTAATAATGGGATAAACAACAAGGGATCGTTGAATATTGGTAACACGTTGAATTGCATTCATGATAATCATGGGAATGGCATTAATGTTGATTCTAATCCGTATGCTTATCCTATAAATTATGAAGACAAACTGGTCAAGCAGGAAAAACATGCCGGTTCTGGTGGTGTTCCGACGTTGCAGCAGAACTCGATCAGTGGATTTAACCAGCAATACTATGTTCCAGGTAATTAAATATTGCAGGcttcttcaatatatatatatatatatatatatatatatgtatgagaaataatagttgCAATTATGAGTATACAAACACCGTGcggtcattttaaaaaaagtaaataaatatgaaattcatgtagaaaaagaaaattaattttttaaaggtaGACTCTacacttttttaaaacgattgtaTGGAATTTGCACACTCTACGGCTGTATGTAGCattaagctatatatatatatatatgcactctCCTATAGTACTCCTATTACTTGGATGGTACTTTCTAGTGATGCTTCATGATCATTTTGTTACTTAACTAAACATAATTGGGAGGAGTTACAGAAAATGTTTGTAAATatgatttcttaaaaaaaaaatgtttacaaaaatacttgtgtgtgtgtgtctaagTATATTATATGCATGTGAAAGCCAAAGATTAATTTGAGATATATGTATGCAGAACGGAGACTAGTTCTAGACTAGCTAGGCTTCACATAACATGATAACTGAAAAAACATAAGCTGGTGTATTTAACACTCTTTGTAAGTGTGGGTTTTGACTCCTccgaatgaattatatatcgACCCAAGATGTAAGCTTTTTATACTGTTCAACTACGAGATCAGTAGAATACATTTCTAAATATTGAGGTTTGGCTTCAAGGTCATGATTACGTCGTCTAAGAAGGAAAATTGAGAATGGCGTCAAAATTTCCTTGTGGTTGGATATACGTATGAACCGCGCGCTGTTCAGATCGAAATATAGAAGAAGACATGCTTTTCTTATATGACGTACATGATGGAGGTAGTAACATCGCATGCATATGTCTCTACTTATATGACGTACATGATGGAGAATGTTGGATTAGTTATGTATCATTTGCGGAGGAAGAGATCGATCCTTGAATGTCTCTACTACGTACGTATACTTATCTGACGTACATGATGGAGGTAGTAACATCGCATGCATATGTGTGAGCTAATTCCTCCATTAAGAACGTGAAAGACAATGCCATTCTTATGACACAAAACTGTCATGATGAGAGTATTACACGACAAGTACTACTTTAAGCTTTATTCGAACAGGTTCTTTTTTGTTAATCATGTCACTTATGACCATTTTGCTTCTAGACTCGAATAAGGGTAATTATCTTAATGATGCATTGTCTCTAATTCAATGCTGGCGCCTGAGAAAACTGGCGTTTAACAAAGTGGATGATCAGGCTGTGATGATGATCAAGACCGGATTTTATTTATTGGTTGTTCGATGCAATTAATGGGTTGTGGACTACATATATGTGATATCGTGATTTGTCTTGAATTTATGTATAGAAGCTTTAATGGCTTAATCACGTACTGCCTTAATTCCTTCCTCTGTTAATAACATATATAGAGTAGTACTCCCCATGCATTTGTTTGGAATCCTCTAATCCATTTGTCTCTGTCATATATATTGCAGGTCAATTTGATTAGCATAATCACAATATCAATGGCAAGACGATGTGTAAAGCTGCCACGCACATTGATGTTGGGAAGCAGATCctgaaaccatttttttttttattggttccTGACCAAAGgcaatcatattcatttttattaatattgctTCCTTATTAATTAGGACGCAGGCATTTAGGATGAGATTTTTCGCATTTCTTTAAAAGTCTTGTTAGCCATTGCATTTCTTTCTAGTCATGAGAAAGAATCAAAGAACGTACATCAACgtacatttctttcacatatatatatgatatatgcatatttgatgatttttttaattcagtTAATGCTCATCAAAACTCAACTTCAATTTCGTGGACATCATAgcatttattgaatttttaatattgCCAAGTAATTTGCTCGGAcaactattaatataatgatGTGGGATTTACTTTATATCTATATCTTTCTCTCACTTTTTATAAGTCTTAGGTCCAATTTGGTTTCATAGATggtctcaactcatttcatctcaatatccaaacattgttaaaaaacaaatacttttcaattttaaatttttaactttttcatctaatcattacagttttcccaaacttctaaacaaaactcaaagaacaatttaacttttccaaattttaaaacaaaaataatattaaaaatttatattctaacaatattttaaccttttaaaatatttttattcaacttttttttttctttcatttcctaaaactccataaaatatcttaatttaaacaattttactactattaacaCATTTCTCAACTCATATGTACgaccaaacaaggccttagaGTTTGGTGAAGAACTGTAGGTCCTAGAGTTCGAGGACCTAAACTGTAATACTTGTAGGCCTTATTTGGGATTTGACGGTGTTTGAAGTGTCGGGATATGTAACACAAGGTCACATATCCCCATTCATGATAGTTAAAGATGTAATGCACCTAGTATGTATcgaataatatgtaatattcgtagcagatattttttttttttttctttaagcaaTACACATACCAGAAATACTATATCCCAAAACATAGACATGATTCATATTTCCATAATAAACACATTTCCAAAATGTTATAATGCTTGTCCAACAAGTAATTTGTATCACGAAAGGTATTGGAGCCAGCACTCCATAAATACAGACTTCAAATATAAACTACTGAACTAGATCACTGAGCCGCTTATGTAGCTCGGCTATAATATCCAAACTGATGTCTCAAAAACCAGAGTATCAACTCTCTCATCCTCCTGAGGCTCCTCCTTGGCTTATTCGATGCCCTCCAAGTAGTCGTGCATGCTTCTTCTGCTTTATGACATATCGCCTACTATTCCGaaggaaatggtagttgggactaccatagtgagattatAAAATCTCAGTAAGGCTCCTAAGCTACTAATAGTATGGATAggcatgcatgatagtaaatAACCTATATGCTTCATGACATGAGCGTGAACATGCATGATATGACTTGTGAAATAatgtgacatgaacttgaactaacatgacttgatataaacttgacatgaactttaGGTGAACTTGACATGAACATTAACATATGCATATTTGAATGGAAAACcctaacaattagaatgattctaCCAGTTTTTTTGTCAGGAAAATTGGAATAATTAGAATGATTTCGCCCAAcgtaattcataaaaaatattcaaacaacCAGAATGACTACACCATGAATATCTTAATAGAGGTATTCTAACAATTataatgattacaccaggagtatATTGTAATAGTTTTAATGGAAATAATCTAACAATCAGAATAATTACacaatgaatattttaatagagatattctaacaatcaaaatgattacgctaggagtaccttataatagttttaatgaaaatactcttaaaatcataatgattacaccattaattttttgatagagGTAATCTGACAGGAGTATcttgtataaattattaatgGAGATACTCAAACAATCAGAGTGATTATGCCATGAGTATCCTATACATGACTGACTGAGAAGATATTTCATGATAGATTCGTGTGACTCGTGACATGTATCCATGGCATAGGAAAACATGTAATTGACATGATGGTGTTGCATGTACGTAGCAAataaacatgtaacaaacaTAACGACGTGACATTTGTggcatgtaacagataaatatgatAACGTGGCATTCGTGATTTGTAGCAGATAAACATATCACGAACATGATTATGTGACATTCATTGCATGTAAGAGATAAACATGATGACGTAGCATGTAGAAAATAAACATAATGACATGGCATTCTTGGCATGTACAAGATAAACATGTACTGTAATAAATGAAATGGCATggcatattataaataattgtaatgaAAAATCATGAACATGAATATAAATGATACAATCTTACTATCACACATACATAAAAACATCAAGAGtgagttaaaagctaacttataaTAATTAGCATAACGTAAAGTGCAGAGTAAAAAAGTGTAAACTGAAATGTGATATCTTCTAAAGTTAGACTATCTCcctaaataattataaacattaaaaattacTAACTTATAGCCAAAATTCCAAAGTTACTCATCTActtgtgaaaaattataattttgccTCTAAAATAAGGATTTTGCTTACTAATTCCAAATCCTACTCTCTTGTAAATTTTGTTGTAAATCcaaatatcaaatcaaaaaaatttaaaacaaaacacaaccatAAGAACTACACATTGGTCTATTCATAAATAGgccaaaaacttgatttttgttgcaatttgaCTAACCATCaaactttcatgcataaacTGATTTTGCAACACTCAAAAATCACATACTAGGTTTTAAATCATGCTAAGACATCAACATACTCAttccataaaatatcttaaaactCATTTTATCAACAAAAATGTCAAAACACCAAGTTTAGGTAAAAAGGGACCAACTCTTGATGTTCTTGGTCTAATGTTTTTCAAATCAACTCCAAGGACTCCAAAAGTCCATAATCACACTCCTAACATATTCATCATTCAAACCTAAGTGATAGCATGCTTGATTAAAAgatcaaaatcataaaaatataaccTACATAATCGGCTTGCACTAAAACACTAAATCGTTAGATCCttgattttcataaaataaatgtcCATAAAATATAACCATATACCTCACATTCAATTTCTAACTTGATTTCATTATTAAATCTATCATTACTTGCAAAAGTTTAATCAAAACACAACACCAACCTGAGAGCCTCTAGTTTGAGTCCTAAACAAACCTTCGCATATATAACAACATTTCATCAAAGATCTAAATCAATATTGTCCATACATAAACTCTTAACACATAAATCAAAACCTCAAGAGCCACGTATATGAAGATCAAAGCTATTAGATCAAGTTTCTATGACCAAAAATATGACTTTATTTTGTGACTTCTAGTTCCTAATATTTcaaaatcatgcaaaactcttttctaaaaatataagcATGCTATGAATCCAAACCTAACTTGCATATAAACATGTTAACACTTTATCATAGCAAGATCTACCAAAGATTTCaccaaaaaatttacaaaacttTCAAAGTTTCACACAAACATCAAAACTCATATCTCCGTTATGACTTTTGCATCATCAAACCTAATTTTCAACAATCAAAACTCCATGAAAAATATCCCAACATATacccacataaactagactcaaagaggaacaaaatACATGAGGTTTGAGTCATGAAAATTGACTTACAAATAGCTAGAAAAGCTAGAGCAAAAAATGCCAAAAAAACTACCTCAACTCTCTCTCAGTTTCTCTCTAGAAAGTGATGGAAAAATTCCTAATgtgaaatgagaaatgatagagGTGTGTGATATATGAGATGGATGATATGAGGGGTGGCTAAGTGACTCTTGTATGGGAGGTTTGCAGCCAAAAGGAGAGGGAAAATTGGGCTGCTCAGTTTCTGTCTCCTGTTGCAAACCTGGTTGAGTGGATGGGTAGAGATGTGTAAGcttttttatttccattaaGTGATTATTGGAGGCTAGGTGGCAATGAGTGGTATGTCAGGCATAGACTTGGCCTTGGGAGGAGGGGAAGAAACTTCCTTAAGAAGCTTGCCTTGGTGATGGTTTTTGATGGGCCAAAAATAGGTCTAATTGATGGGCTTCAATTTGAGGTATGGATTTGGTTTTATTTGAGGTTTCAGTTGTATGAAGTCCAAATCAAACTTTTCTTTACCCAGTGTGATTACCAAGTAAGTCTTTAATTCACTCGTAATAGTAGGATTATGAATTagtaaaattgattataatcaTTACTCCTATAGTGGGTTAAATGGTGGTAGAGTTAgttattaatttcattttctcttgaaaagataaaattatggaaaaatctatttgtcattatttttattatcatccAATCAATATATGTAACATCAAATGTTTAGtccaaaaatgaaatataataattattttttaatgatttaatatcatatcataaaatAGTACGGgataattataaaatgaattgtgacattctaaaattatctccaaaaatactcaaaaaaagaaaaagaaaaaaaaa
This is a stretch of genomic DNA from Carya illinoinensis cultivar Pawnee chromosome 3, C.illinoinensisPawnee_v1, whole genome shotgun sequence. It encodes these proteins:
- the LOC122304706 gene encoding LOB domain-containing protein 2-like; the encoded protein is MQGNGIVGTAAGTHPACAACKHQRKKCTEVCILAPYFPAERTREFQAVHKVFGVSNVTKIVKNLKEEDRKKAVDSLVWEASWRQKDPVLGPYGEYRKVYDELKMFKSQNQEQVMQLTGQWAAVGYKVGPGLIGWNGTNNGINNKGSLNIGNTLNCIHDNHGNGINVDSNPYAYPINYEDKLVKQEKHAGSGGVPTLQQNSISGFNQQYYVPDSNKGNYLNDALSLIQCWRLRKLAFNKVDDQAVMMIKTGFYLLVVRCN